A section of the Lynx canadensis isolate LIC74 chromosome A1, mLynCan4.pri.v2, whole genome shotgun sequence genome encodes:
- the LOC115516373 gene encoding bromodomain-containing protein 8-like codes for MHFFSVYLQMGHEWVWLDSEQDYPNDSELSNDCRSLFSSWDSSLDLDVGSWRETEEPGAEELEESSPGREPSELLVGDGSSEESQEEAEQVSCQNLLHFLSEVAYLMEPLCISSKESSEGCCLSSGAKQQEGREIEATEGEEPCREPGQLSAWVDTLVAKKSLGEDGRPEVAPAPSDVCALQQLRTESEEGKVQQESKEEDKGEGYVSELEDQPCSGECDDGFSIQETPLVDILFSRATSSKSSDLGQSDPVQDHLLFKKTLLPVWKMIASHRFSSPFLKPVSERQAPGYKDVVKRPMDLTSLKRNLSKGRIRTMAQFQRDLMLMFQNAVMYNDSDHHVYHMAVEMQREVLEQIQVLSVWLDKRRDLNSME; via the exons atgcattttttttctgtgtatttacagATGGGGCATGAGTGGGTTTGGTTGGATTCAGAGCAAGACTATCCCAATGACTCTGAGCTGAGCAACGACTGCAGGTCCCTCTTCAGCTCATGGGATTCCAGTCTGGATCTTGATGTGGGAagctggagagaaacagaggagcCAGGGGCTGAGGAACTAGAGGAAAGCAGCCCAGGGAGAGAACCTAGTGAGCTGCTTGTGGGGGACGGAAGCAGTGAGGAATCtcaggaagaggcagagcaagTCAGCTGCCAGAATCTGCTCCACTTTCTTTCTGAG GTAGCTTATTTAATGGAGCCACTGTGCATTAGCAGCAAAGAATCAAGTGAAGGTTGCTGCCTTTCGTCTGGTGCCAAACaacaggagggaagggaaattgAAGCTACTGAAGGAGAAGAACCATGTAGAGAGCCCGGACAGCTTTCAGCCTGGGTAGACACCTTAGTAGCTAAGAAGTCACTGGGAGAAGATGGAAGGCCAGAGGTGGCTCCAGCTCCCTCAGATGTTTGTGCACTTCAGCAACTACGCACAGAGAGTGAAGAA GGGAAGGTTCAGCAAGAATCCAAAGAGGAGGACAAGGGTGAAGGGTATGTGTCAGAGTTGGAAGACCAGCCCTGTTCAGGTGAGTGTGATGATGGCTTCAGCATTCAGGAGACTCCTTTGGTGGATATCCTTTTCAGCCGTGCTACCTCCTCAAAGTC GTCTGATCTAGGGCAGAGTGACCCTGTTCAGGATCACTTGCTATTTAAGAAGACTCTCTTGCCAGTCTGGAAGATGATTGCCAGTCACAG GTTCAGCAGTCCTTTTCTGAAGCCTGTATCAGAAAGGCAGGCCCCAGGATAcaaggatgtggtgaaaag ACCCATGGACTTAACTAGCCTGAAAAGGAATCTGTCTAAGGGACGGATTCGTACCATGGCTCAGTTCCAGAGAGACCTGATGCTGATGTTCCAAAATGCTGTGATGTACAATGACTCTGATCATCATGTGTACCATATGGCTGTGGAGATGCAACGAGAAGTCTTGGAGCAGATTCAG GTGCTGAGTGTTTGGTTAGACAAAAGAAGAGACTTAAATAGTATGGAATGA